The following DNA comes from Brassica oleracea var. oleracea cultivar TO1000 chromosome C5, BOL, whole genome shotgun sequence.
TTTACCAACCACTCGCAACATGATTCGCAAATTAATAAAAAAATTGCACGATCACCTAATCTCTTCCAACATTTTGTATAATGAGCTAATTAACCCTAAAATTAATATTGTGATCGGACCGAAGATGATATCCCAAAATGATAAAACTTGTTAAGCGAGTAGATGATGTTTTTGTTTCTTTATTATACAAACAACAGCTCCAAATTATCTTAAATATTTGTTTGATATTGTTGTTTCTCTCTGATTCTATTTGAATTTATGAATTTAATTCAGAAATATCTAAACGTGACAGTAGGTTTGGTTGAATCATATCGCCATAGTCACTTTGAAAAACAATATATTAAACCATTTGCCTAGATGTGCATGAATTTTTGATTTTATTCATTTGTAGTAAGGCTTTAGACTTAATATTAAAAATAGTTGCATAGACAAAAAAAAACAATTATATACTGGGTTATAACATACAACCAATAGCTTGTTAGAATAAATATTAATCTAACTTTTGCGTAGTTAGTGACGAATGGGATAAGAATTTTCAAAAGCTACTTTTGACTTTGGTCACAGTTACATGTTCGTTACTTCATTTTGTCACAGGAAACGATGTGAGGAAGTTTCGAAAAAAAAAAATTATGAGAGGATATTTTATCTCCTATATATTAAAGGAGAATAACTTATAAAACTTACCATAAAACTTACCACAAGAGTTTATTGGCAAAAAATGTGACGTGGTGACGTTGCTTCACGAAAAACTTTTATTTAGTAAAACGCTTAGATGTCAGGCAGAGAACGTTTCTCACCAAAACTGTAAATTTAATGCGTTCACACTAACATTCTTTTAAAGAACTTGATACCATCTATACTTTTCTCGACGGATATTTTTACGTGATAAACATTTAGCTTCAAGTTCGATTAGTTGATTTATCAATTCTCTCAATATAATCATAGCATCAATAAAGATTGCTAATTCCTCTATACGCTTCTGTTAAAAACATTAACACATCTGATCTATCGTTATTAAGTCAACAGATCCGTAGAAACGACAAAAGCGATGAAACTTTAGTACGATGCCAAGTGTTAATGAAATAACTTTTTTATCCATACATGCTTTCGTGCATTTAGCAGAGAACTCACGCTCTTGAGAAACGCCTTGCTGAAAGAGGACATTGAAAATCTATTTCTAGATAAATGTGTCGTACTCGGTTTTGTTACTGCTCGATGATGTGATCTCTGTTTCGAAAAGACTGAATCACTGTAAATCGTCTCGGCTTAGTGTATTAGTCTTCTCGAGTAAGAAATATAAGCATGCGAGGGTCACCACCTTCGCCGCCATGAGAGCTCTGCATTAGACGACCTTGAAGATGAGAAGAAACTTCTGGGAACGAACCACCAGCAAATCTCACGTACTGGTCGCATCTGGAACAACCTTTACAATTTAGAGGGTCAACTAACTTTCAATTTATTTTATTATGCAACTATGTTTTCTCAATTTAAAGGAGCTATATTTTTCTTTTTTTTCATACACTTATTGTTTTGCTTATAATATGTTATTGATCCACCATTTTTTTCGATTTTATGTGTTAAACCTCTAAGTCCATAACTACTACAACGTGATAACCGAAATATAAAAAAAGTTATTTTTCAAAACTTCTTTTCAGACTTGCAAACACAATATATTAAATTTTAATATTAGTGAACTCTTAATCATACATTTAATTTTATCTAACTATCGCTTAAAGTATACCTTATGTTATACATAATCATATATATAGTTTCAACTTTAATATAGACATCTCCTGAGCTTTGCTTATTAAACCGACATAAAAAACAAAAGGCAAACTAAGTGGTGGTAGCCTAGTGGCAATCTCTTGGGGCTTGGTGTATATCCACATCAGTCCTGGGTTCGATTCTCCCTGTGAACTAAATTATCACTACTTGGGCTTCGGCCCAAGTGGTTTACATGGTGGGCCATAACAGATGATTGGTTCACCCCCTGGCATTAGTCGGAAGGTATTCCATACTCGGGTCAGGCAGTGTGGTACGCTTTCGGGCTAGTCCACTCTGTAGCACTAAGTGCGTTCCTCCCGGGGCCGACCGGATCAGCCGATAGGGTTTATAAAAAAAAAAAAAAAAAAAAAAAAAAAAAAAAAAAAAGGCAAATGGAACTTCGTCGAAATCCAGAGCGGGCACAAAACGACATCGTTCCAACTGCCCTGTTGTTGAGAGTGTCATCTGGCCGTTATATGTCACGGCGTTAATAGTCAACAAAGCTATTTTACTTGAGAGTTCTAGAGAAAATATCTGCCAGTCGTTATTGTTAAACAACCCATGTCACGTGATCATACGAAATGTTTTATCATATACATGTGTTATATAGTTATGGGCTTTAGCCCTGCTCCGGATCTAACAACAAAGGTTTATCAAATCAAGTTGGATTCATTGATTCCGTAGAGTCGACAGGATACATCTGGTGTTACCAATTAGGGTTTTAGCTTTCATGTATATAACTATCATCTCAATGCTATTGTAATCTTAAGTCGAAAACAAACAAAAAGCTTCATTGTCTTCTATATTATTGAAGCCTTTAGTTTGACTTGCCATTGATTAGGTAAATAAAAACTGCTATGTGCACTAATACAATACCAACTATCTTGTATTACAAATTTACATACCAATACCCATTGTTACATTCAGTTTTTTTTCTTTAGTAATTATTCTAATATCTTTGTGTATTTCAGTTTTTGCTGTGTATAGAAAATAATATACATCTTTGTCCAACCGCAGCGACTCCACAATCTCCTCCTTACCCTTCTTTATAAAAGCTTCACATTTTCGATTCAGCTCCTCTAGACTTGGCGACGTCTCATTCTTCATCTTCACCGGCGGCGTCACCGTGGAAGATATTGGATAATTATTAGTAATGTCCCTGAAAGTCTCCGATTCCCTCAAGACAGGTTGTAGCTCCCCAGCCTCAAGTCTGAGCGTCTCAGGGCCCCAGGAATGATGAGTCAACGGCGTTGACTCAAGTTCCTCCCTTACCATCATCTTCCACGTGCTCTCGTGCCACTTTGGTTTCACCACCCTCGACGCCTTCCTTTTGTTACCTTTTGAAGTCACTTTGACCGGTTTACGGTGGCTTAATCTTGCCGAGACCAGCGGCTTCTTAGTCTCTGACTCTTCCACCATCGTGGGCAATTTATTCAA
Coding sequences within:
- the LOC106344310 gene encoding uncharacterized protein LOC106344310; translation: MASPMSTIKVAVVSTIIIAMTLFVKSCVPIRGSNHVIINVIIVATIVASFKYFQSTGDQDCEVKNVEMDGHFVATFPQPIVVTDVDRSKVVCEEKEEEEEETFGRKNGGDEFVMLTWKLNKLPTMVEESETKKPLVSARLSHRKPVKVTSKGNKRKASRVVKPKWHESTWKMMVREELESTPLTHHSWGPETLRLEAGELQPVLRESETFRDITNNYPISSTVTPPVKMKNETSPSLEELNRKCEAFIKKGKEEIVESLRLDKDCT